From Haloglomus litoreum, the proteins below share one genomic window:
- a CDS encoding succinic semialdehyde dehydrogenase, with translation MTISEQAGEFDLETAESDERIAGLGKYVTLADGVTETFDVTEPFTGDTIGTLPACQEADVREAFERAREAQEEWAARPVEERAEIILEAHDMTLDRDGEFLDVVQVETGKSRKHAHEEVMDVAMNARYYGHRAEGLLARERKKSAVPGAQKTWEYHQPVGVVGMITPWNYPLSLTISDAIPALLAGNAVVIKPAPDTPYSALKSKELLEDAGLPSDLYQIVPGYGPELGDPLIDECDFLAFTGSSETGSMLAAKAGEKLTKSSMELGGKNPAIVCEDADIEKAAEGLVRGCFTNAGQLCISIERLYVHESIKEEFVEEFVRQTEAMELGTGYDYSYDLGCLISEDHLEKVEEHVEDARAKGANVLTGGTARPDVGPSFYEPTILTDVPEESLPCCDETFGPVVGVYEFSTEEEALERANDSEYGLNGSVWTEDYDRGVELASQIECGTVNVNEGYAAAFAATDAPMGGMKNSGIGRRHASEGLLKYTESQNVTLQQAGTMSAPPGVPYGLYAKGVNYALRLINKVPGLR, from the coding sequence ATGACCATTAGCGAACAGGCGGGCGAGTTCGACCTCGAGACGGCCGAGTCGGACGAGCGCATCGCGGGACTGGGGAAGTACGTTACGCTGGCCGACGGCGTGACCGAGACGTTCGACGTGACCGAGCCCTTCACCGGTGACACAATCGGCACGCTCCCGGCGTGCCAGGAGGCCGACGTGCGCGAGGCGTTCGAGCGCGCCCGCGAGGCCCAAGAGGAGTGGGCCGCCCGGCCGGTCGAGGAGCGTGCGGAGATCATCCTCGAGGCCCACGACATGACCCTCGACCGCGACGGCGAGTTCCTCGACGTCGTGCAGGTCGAGACGGGCAAGTCACGCAAGCACGCCCACGAGGAGGTGATGGACGTGGCGATGAACGCGCGCTACTACGGCCACCGCGCGGAGGGGCTGCTGGCGCGCGAGCGCAAGAAGTCCGCCGTCCCGGGCGCACAGAAGACCTGGGAGTACCACCAGCCCGTCGGTGTCGTCGGGATGATCACGCCGTGGAACTACCCCCTCTCGCTGACCATCTCCGACGCCATCCCCGCGCTGCTCGCGGGCAACGCGGTGGTCATCAAGCCGGCCCCGGACACGCCGTACAGCGCCCTGAAGTCGAAGGAACTGCTGGAGGACGCCGGTCTGCCGAGCGACCTCTACCAGATCGTTCCGGGCTACGGGCCGGAACTGGGCGACCCGCTCATCGACGAGTGTGACTTCCTGGCGTTCACCGGCTCCTCCGAGACCGGGAGCATGCTCGCGGCGAAGGCCGGCGAGAAACTCACGAAGTCCTCGATGGAGCTCGGCGGCAAGAACCCCGCCATCGTCTGCGAGGACGCCGACATCGAGAAGGCCGCCGAGGGGCTGGTCCGTGGCTGCTTCACCAACGCCGGGCAGCTGTGCATCTCCATCGAGCGGCTCTACGTCCACGAGTCCATCAAGGAGGAGTTCGTCGAGGAGTTCGTCCGCCAGACCGAGGCGATGGAACTCGGCACGGGCTACGACTACTCCTACGACCTGGGCTGTCTCATCAGCGAGGACCACCTCGAGAAGGTCGAGGAGCACGTCGAGGACGCCCGCGCGAAGGGTGCGAACGTGCTGACGGGCGGCACCGCCCGCCCGGACGTGGGCCCGTCGTTCTACGAGCCGACCATCCTGACCGACGTGCCCGAGGAGAGCCTCCCGTGCTGTGACGAGACGTTCGGCCCGGTTGTCGGCGTCTACGAGTTCTCGACCGAGGAGGAGGCCCTCGAGCGGGCCAACGACTCGGAGTACGGGCTCAACGGCTCCGTCTGGACCGAGGACTACGACCGCGGCGTCGAGCTCGCCTCGCAGATCGAGTGTGGCACCGTCAACGTCAACGAGGGCTACGCCGCGGCGTTCGCCGCGACCGACGCCCCGATGGGCGGGATGAAGAACTCGGGTATCGGCCGCCGCCACGCCTCGGAGGGCCTGCTCAAGTACACCGAGTCCCAGAACGTGACGCTCCAGCAGGCCGGCACGATGTCCGCGCCGCCGGGCGTCCCGTACGGCCTCTACGCGAAGGGCGTCAACTACGCGCTCCGCCTCATCAACAAGGTTCCCGGCCTGCGGTAG
- a CDS encoding NRAMP family divalent metal transporter, protein MDTAEIRDGLRDMGPAWLAGAIAAGPATIGSLVLAARFGYDLLWVVLLSAPAGFVGLLLAARLGTFTEQGIVATVEDRLGEGWAWLLVADTVIVSMVAQLLIMFTLAAISAQLLGLSTEVWAVVWAVVLAVGLAGGGYRVAEVGAKLVVTAVVLVFIATLVVVPPDPGAAVGGLVPSVPSGSATAITGVLGGAVHVTLLTMHTYTMRAREWDADDYGLAKFDAGASMLVAFGLYSIAIFLVVAGTLGGQAVTPTAGAAAAALEPVVGEAAVTLFLVGILGAAVSTLGGNTVVPPFLVADKLGWGTTVEDARYRGLLAATALISAAGGFVTGNFVPLLAQALVIGAVGTPFALALVLYLLHLGSAERRPSTALTAAGLAVFAIVSLAAGNSVREMVVGLMESVTPVAALSVLFAAVVGVATVALGAKFVLRRGESPAAEPAD, encoded by the coding sequence ATGGACACGGCAGAGATACGCGACGGGCTGCGCGACATGGGTCCAGCGTGGCTGGCCGGTGCCATCGCGGCCGGGCCGGCGACCATCGGCTCGCTGGTGCTGGCGGCTCGCTTCGGCTACGACCTGCTGTGGGTCGTCCTGCTGTCGGCGCCGGCGGGTTTCGTGGGCCTGCTGCTGGCCGCACGCCTCGGGACCTTCACCGAGCAGGGCATCGTGGCGACGGTCGAGGACCGACTCGGGGAGGGCTGGGCCTGGCTGCTCGTCGCGGACACGGTCATCGTCTCGATGGTGGCGCAGTTGCTCATCATGTTCACGCTGGCGGCCATCTCAGCGCAGTTGCTCGGGCTGAGTACGGAGGTCTGGGCCGTGGTCTGGGCGGTGGTGCTGGCCGTCGGACTCGCCGGCGGCGGCTACCGCGTGGCCGAGGTCGGCGCGAAGCTCGTCGTCACCGCGGTCGTCCTCGTCTTCATCGCGACGCTGGTGGTCGTTCCGCCGGACCCGGGGGCGGCGGTCGGTGGCCTCGTTCCCTCGGTCCCCTCGGGCTCGGCGACCGCCATCACGGGCGTCCTCGGCGGGGCGGTCCACGTGACGCTTCTCACGATGCACACGTACACGATGCGGGCCCGCGAGTGGGACGCGGACGACTACGGCCTCGCGAAGTTCGACGCCGGTGCGTCGATGCTGGTCGCGTTCGGCCTCTACAGCATCGCCATCTTCCTCGTCGTCGCCGGGACGCTCGGTGGGCAGGCGGTGACGCCGACCGCCGGTGCAGCGGCGGCCGCGCTGGAGCCGGTCGTCGGGGAGGCCGCGGTGACCCTGTTCCTCGTCGGCATCCTCGGGGCCGCCGTCTCGACGCTCGGCGGGAACACGGTCGTTCCGCCGTTCCTGGTCGCCGACAAACTCGGCTGGGGCACGACCGTCGAGGACGCGCGCTACCGGGGCCTGCTGGCGGCGACCGCCCTGATTTCGGCGGCCGGCGGCTTCGTCACCGGGAACTTCGTCCCGCTGCTCGCGCAGGCCCTCGTCATCGGTGCCGTCGGCACGCCGTTCGCGCTGGCGCTGGTGCTCTACCTGCTCCATCTCGGCAGCGCCGAACGCCGGCCCTCGACCGCGCTCACCGCCGCCGGTCTCGCCGTCTTCGCCATCGTCTCCCTCGCCGCCGGCAACTCCGTTCGCGAGATGGTCGTCGGCCTCATGGAGTCGGTCACACCCGTGGCGGCGCTGTCGGTCCTGTTCGCTGCCGTCGTCGGGGTCGCCACCGTCGCGCTCGGGGCGAAGTTCGTACTCCGGCGAGGCGAGTCGCCGGCCGCCGAACCCGCCGACTGA
- a CDS encoding helix-turn-helix domain-containing protein: MRKPASSPLASSNAVHARVVIRPVRDCPITRLAGEFGIRELVSPGEHSRAPQVVVESAPEERLVDLGAHPIVRAGDGTVCRLPSLARTDGDVPTACGHGHCLGHGFGFLPIDPYHTRWEGDALRCSFAALDTREVERVIESFGAADYVVELEQLIRAGDDAPEGVSAASETTILDVDELTARQREVARAAVERGYFDPDGPSAAEVADELGIAKATLSEHLRAVQRELVRQAFAMPD, encoded by the coding sequence ATGAGGAAGCCGGCGTCGTCCCCGCTCGCGAGTTCGAACGCCGTCCACGCCCGGGTCGTGATCCGGCCGGTCCGAGACTGTCCAATCACGCGCCTGGCCGGGGAGTTCGGCATCCGCGAGCTGGTCTCGCCCGGTGAACACAGCCGGGCCCCGCAGGTGGTGGTGGAGTCGGCGCCCGAGGAGCGGCTTGTCGACCTCGGCGCGCACCCCATCGTCCGCGCGGGCGATGGCACGGTCTGTCGACTCCCCTCGCTGGCACGGACCGACGGGGACGTGCCGACCGCCTGCGGTCACGGCCACTGTCTCGGACACGGCTTCGGCTTCCTCCCCATCGACCCGTACCACACGCGCTGGGAGGGGGACGCGCTGCGCTGCTCGTTCGCGGCGCTGGACACCCGCGAGGTCGAGCGTGTCATCGAGTCGTTCGGCGCCGCCGACTACGTGGTCGAACTGGAACAGCTCATCCGCGCGGGCGACGACGCCCCGGAGGGCGTCTCCGCGGCCTCCGAGACGACCATCCTCGACGTCGACGAGCTGACCGCCCGGCAGCGGGAGGTGGCCCGCGCGGCGGTCGAGCGGGGCTACTTCGACCCGGACGGCCCATCCGCGGCCGAGGTGGCCGACGAACTCGGCATCGCGAAGGCCACGCTCTCGGAACACCTCCGCGCCGTCCAGCGCGAACTCGTCCGGCAGGCGTTCGCGATGCCGGACTGA
- a CDS encoding FAD-dependent oxidoreductase has product MDPFVVIGGDAAGLSAASKAKREQPERDVVVFERGTWVSYAHCGMPYYVKGEVDSLADLLSLTPAEVRERDIDLRREHEVVDVDTDRGTVTVEGPEGSLEQPYGHLLVATGAHATTDPIEGFDLSGSFTMHSMDAAAAVRAFLTPPDEPVRGADIEYVDAERVAAFAGREPPETAAIVGGGYVGVEMAEAFAAHGLDIHLFQRPDRLLPPFGEDVAEVVADELREEGVELHLSTEVAAIEGDGEVEAVRANGTTHDVDIAVVGIGVRPNTNLLTDTPVECGTSGAVVVDEFGETTVEGVYAAGDCSESRHVVTGESDWVPLGLTANREGRAVGATVAGAPMPVGGIAGTAVVKAFEQGCGRTGILDHERARDEGFEPVSETITAGSRSGYYPGGAETTVTLCADRESGRLLGGSLVGTDRAAIRIDTVATALEAGMTVGELERSDLAYAPPFSPVWDPVLVAAKVLSGEL; this is encoded by the coding sequence ATGGACCCGTTCGTCGTGATCGGTGGTGACGCGGCCGGACTGAGTGCCGCGAGCAAGGCCAAGCGCGAGCAGCCAGAGCGCGATGTGGTCGTCTTCGAGAGGGGAACATGGGTGTCGTACGCCCACTGCGGGATGCCGTACTACGTGAAGGGCGAGGTGGACTCCCTGGCCGACCTGCTGTCGCTCACGCCAGCGGAGGTACGGGAGCGCGACATCGACCTCCGGCGCGAGCACGAGGTGGTCGATGTGGACACCGACCGGGGCACGGTGACCGTCGAGGGCCCGGAGGGGTCCCTGGAGCAACCCTACGGCCACCTGCTCGTCGCGACCGGCGCCCACGCCACGACCGACCCCATCGAGGGGTTCGACCTGTCGGGTTCGTTCACGATGCACAGCATGGACGCCGCGGCGGCCGTGCGTGCGTTCCTCACGCCACCCGACGAGCCGGTTCGGGGCGCCGACATCGAGTACGTCGACGCCGAGCGCGTGGCGGCGTTCGCCGGGCGGGAGCCGCCCGAGACGGCCGCCATCGTCGGCGGCGGCTACGTCGGCGTCGAGATGGCCGAGGCGTTCGCCGCCCACGGCCTCGACATCCACCTGTTCCAGCGACCGGACCGGCTCCTGCCGCCGTTCGGCGAGGACGTCGCCGAGGTGGTCGCCGACGAACTCCGGGAGGAGGGCGTCGAACTCCACCTCTCGACGGAGGTCGCGGCCATCGAGGGCGACGGCGAGGTCGAGGCCGTCCGCGCGAACGGGACGACCCACGACGTCGACATCGCGGTGGTCGGCATCGGCGTTCGCCCGAACACGAACCTGCTGACGGACACGCCGGTCGAGTGCGGTACGAGCGGCGCCGTCGTCGTCGACGAGTTCGGCGAGACGACGGTCGAGGGCGTCTACGCCGCCGGCGACTGCTCGGAGTCGCGCCACGTCGTCACCGGCGAGTCCGACTGGGTTCCCCTGGGACTGACGGCCAACCGCGAGGGCCGCGCCGTCGGTGCAACGGTGGCCGGGGCCCCGATGCCCGTGGGCGGCATCGCCGGCACCGCGGTCGTCAAGGCGTTCGAGCAGGGGTGTGGGCGGACGGGCATCCTCGACCACGAGCGCGCCCGGGACGAGGGGTTCGAGCCCGTCTCGGAGACGATCACGGCCGGTTCGCGCTCGGGCTACTACCCCGGGGGCGCCGAGACGACCGTGACGCTGTGTGCGGACCGTGAGAGCGGCCGCCTGCTCGGCGGCAGCCTCGTGGGCACGGACCGGGCGGCCATCCGCATCGACACGGTCGCGACGGCCCTCGAGGCCGGGATGACCGTCGGTGAGCTGGAGCGCTCGGACCTGGCCTACGCGCCACCCTTCAGCCCCGTCTGGGACCCGGTGCTCGTGGCGGCGAAGGTCCTCTCCGGAGAACTCTGA
- a CDS encoding SDR family oxidoreductase, with translation MTDSDLPDPELTDDSLLTLDDSRFTPDNVALVTGAASGIGRATAAGLAANGLTVVGADIDEEGLGGTADIVADLADEGAFHEAPTDLTDDEDVAAMVEAAADAGQLRYVANIAGMQHISPISGFPMEKYDLLLDVMLRAPFLTAKHAMPHIQDSDDGAGAIGNMCSVHGHYATQDKAAYITAKHGLRGLTRSIAAEGGGALRSFSVSVGYVLTPLMENQIADTAAERGISESEVVEDVMLGQARTKEMMTPAQVANLFTFGFSSHGQHLNGGDMLWDGGYTTTYE, from the coding sequence GTGACCGACTCCGACCTCCCGGACCCCGAACTCACGGACGACTCGCTGCTCACCCTGGACGACTCGCGCTTCACCCCCGACAACGTCGCCCTCGTCACCGGCGCCGCGTCCGGTATCGGCCGGGCCACGGCCGCGGGGCTCGCGGCGAACGGCCTCACGGTCGTCGGGGCAGACATCGACGAGGAGGGCCTCGGCGGCACCGCCGACATCGTGGCCGACCTCGCCGACGAGGGCGCCTTCCACGAGGCCCCCACGGACCTCACCGACGACGAGGACGTGGCCGCGATGGTGGAGGCCGCCGCCGACGCGGGGCAGTTGCGCTACGTCGCCAACATCGCCGGGATGCAGCACATCTCGCCCATCTCGGGGTTCCCGATGGAGAAGTACGACCTCCTGCTGGACGTGATGCTCCGTGCCCCCTTCCTCACCGCGAAGCACGCGATGCCACACATCCAGGACTCCGACGACGGTGCGGGAGCCATCGGCAACATGTGCTCGGTCCACGGCCACTACGCCACACAGGACAAGGCGGCCTACATCACCGCCAAGCACGGGCTCCGTGGGCTGACGCGCTCCATCGCTGCCGAGGGCGGGGGTGCGCTCCGGTCGTTCTCGGTCTCCGTGGGGTACGTGCTGACGCCGCTGATGGAGAACCAGATCGCCGACACCGCCGCGGAACGCGGCATCTCCGAGAGCGAGGTCGTCGAGGACGTGATGCTGGGCCAGGCCCGGACGAAGGAGATGATGACGCCCGCGCAGGTGGCCAACCTGTTCACGTTCGGCTTCTCGTCCCACGGCCAGCACCTCAACGGCGGTGATATGCTCTGGGACGGCGGCTACACCACCACGTATGAGTGA
- a CDS encoding patatin-like phospholipase family protein, which yields MSDGGDGGSREGERTDPGGASAVLDGVAADGANVAIACQGGGSHTAFTAGVLRGLLRNWREDDTLVGLSGTSGGAVNAVTAWYGLTTAGSGRACDLLDAVWDDIAAETPTERWTNDSFVWLNRVEASGFPVPRVSPYYLPSAKRAQREFREVIERHVDFATIRDLCDRGDYPHLVVGTVDINGGEFETFTDQDITAEAVLASAAVPELFPAVEIHGHYHWDGLFSQNPPVRDLMHVAPERKPDELWVVQINPQDREGLPTSPDEIADRRNELSGNISLNKELRFIEQVNDWVAAGRLPESEFSQTTIRRIELDQRFDQPSKLDRSRDFLIDLMDRGEAKAEAFLAGR from the coding sequence ATGAGTGACGGCGGCGATGGCGGCAGCCGTGAGGGGGAGCGCACGGACCCGGGTGGCGCGAGTGCAGTTCTGGATGGCGTCGCTGCCGATGGAGCGAACGTCGCCATCGCCTGCCAGGGCGGTGGCAGCCACACGGCGTTCACCGCGGGCGTCCTGCGGGGTCTGCTGCGGAACTGGCGGGAAGACGACACGCTCGTCGGCCTCTCGGGGACCTCCGGCGGCGCCGTGAACGCGGTCACGGCCTGGTACGGCCTCACGACTGCCGGGAGCGGGCGTGCCTGCGACCTCCTCGACGCCGTCTGGGACGACATCGCTGCGGAGACCCCGACGGAGCGGTGGACCAACGACTCGTTCGTCTGGCTCAACCGCGTCGAGGCGAGCGGCTTCCCGGTGCCGCGGGTGAGCCCGTACTACCTCCCGTCGGCGAAGCGGGCACAACGGGAGTTCCGCGAGGTCATCGAGCGCCACGTCGACTTCGCGACGATACGGGACCTCTGCGACCGCGGGGACTACCCCCACCTCGTCGTCGGCACGGTCGACATCAACGGCGGCGAGTTCGAGACGTTCACCGACCAGGACATCACGGCGGAGGCGGTCCTGGCGTCGGCGGCCGTCCCCGAACTGTTCCCCGCGGTCGAGATCCACGGCCACTACCACTGGGACGGACTGTTCAGCCAGAACCCGCCCGTCCGTGACCTCATGCACGTCGCCCCCGAGCGCAAGCCCGACGAGCTGTGGGTCGTCCAGATCAACCCCCAGGACCGCGAGGGGCTCCCGACCTCCCCCGACGAGATCGCGGACCGTCGGAACGAGCTCTCGGGCAACATCTCGCTGAACAAGGAGCTCCGCTTCATCGAGCAGGTCAACGACTGGGTCGCGGCCGGCCGCCTGCCCGAGTCGGAGTTCTCGCAGACCACCATCCGGCGCATCGAACTCGACCAGCGGTTCGACCAGCCGAGCAAGCTCGACCGCTCCCGGGACTTCCTGATCGACCTGATGGACCGGGGCGAGGCGAAGGCGGAAGCGTTCCTCGCGGGGCGGTGA
- a CDS encoding GMC family oxidoreductase has protein sequence MPPRTATYDYVIVGAGSAGCVLANRLSADDQTTVLLLEAGEPDDQREIHIPAAFSELFHGEPDWDYHTEPQSEMNDRELYWPRGKTLGGSSSLNAMIYIRGHAEDYDEWARRGNEGWGYEEMLPYFERAEDFRPGPRELHGTGGPLAVSEPRSPRALSDTFVDAAAAVGYDRNDDFNGPQQAGVGRYHLTQKRGQRHSTAAGYLKPVLDRPNLTARTGARATQVLLENGRATGVEFQADDMRVRADANEEVVLSAGAVDSPKLLLLSGIGPAEHLSEHGIEVVQDLPVGQHLQDHLFSFVVHECEGGWHSTLDGAGDPVDLALYFGAKRGRLTSNVAETGGFIHAGTADDLDAPDLQFHFAPGYYMRHGFDNPDEGRGFSIGTTQLRPKSRGEIRLASADPFDDPVIDPNYLDEEADMDALVEGIRRAREIVQAEPFDEVRGDEVWPGEDRTTDEELAEHVRETSHTVYHPVGTCRMGSGDDAVVDDELRVHGVDGLRVVDASIMPTLTGGNTNAPTIAIAERAADLIQD, from the coding sequence ATGCCACCACGAACGGCCACGTACGATTACGTCATCGTGGGCGCCGGGTCGGCGGGCTGCGTGCTCGCGAACCGACTGAGCGCGGACGACCAGACGACGGTGCTCCTGCTGGAGGCGGGCGAACCGGACGATCAGCGCGAGATCCACATCCCGGCGGCGTTCTCGGAGCTGTTCCACGGCGAGCCGGACTGGGACTACCACACCGAGCCGCAGTCCGAGATGAACGACCGCGAGCTGTACTGGCCTCGCGGCAAGACGCTGGGCGGGTCCTCCAGTCTCAACGCGATGATCTACATCCGCGGGCACGCCGAGGACTACGACGAGTGGGCCAGGCGCGGTAACGAGGGCTGGGGGTACGAGGAGATGCTGCCGTACTTCGAGCGTGCGGAGGACTTCCGCCCGGGACCGCGGGAGCTGCACGGGACCGGCGGGCCACTCGCGGTGAGCGAACCGCGCTCGCCACGCGCGCTGTCGGACACCTTCGTCGACGCGGCCGCGGCCGTCGGGTACGACCGCAACGACGACTTCAACGGCCCCCAGCAGGCCGGCGTCGGCCGCTACCACCTCACGCAGAAGAGGGGACAGCGCCACAGCACCGCCGCCGGCTATCTGAAGCCGGTCCTCGACCGACCGAACCTGACGGCCCGAACGGGTGCGCGTGCGACCCAAGTCCTCCTCGAGAACGGTCGAGCCACCGGGGTCGAGTTCCAGGCCGACGATATGCGGGTCCGAGCCGACGCCAACGAGGAGGTCGTCCTGTCGGCGGGCGCGGTCGACTCACCGAAACTGCTGCTGCTCTCGGGGATCGGTCCCGCCGAGCACCTCAGCGAGCACGGCATCGAGGTCGTGCAGGACCTCCCGGTCGGCCAGCACCTCCAAGACCACCTGTTCTCGTTCGTCGTCCACGAGTGCGAGGGCGGGTGGCACTCGACGCTGGACGGGGCTGGCGACCCCGTGGACCTGGCGCTCTACTTCGGCGCGAAGCGCGGGCGACTCACCTCCAACGTCGCGGAGACCGGCGGGTTCATCCACGCCGGGACCGCCGACGACCTCGACGCGCCGGATCTGCAGTTCCACTTCGCTCCGGGCTACTACATGCGCCACGGCTTCGACAACCCCGACGAGGGGCGCGGCTTCTCCATCGGCACGACCCAGTTGCGCCCGAAGAGCCGCGGCGAGATCCGCCTGGCCTCCGCGGACCCGTTCGACGACCCGGTCATCGACCCGAACTATCTCGACGAGGAGGCCGACATGGACGCGCTGGTCGAGGGCATCCGCCGCGCCCGCGAGATCGTGCAGGCCGAGCCGTTCGACGAGGTGCGCGGCGACGAGGTGTGGCCCGGCGAGGACCGCACCACCGACGAGGAACTCGCCGAACACGTCCGCGAGACCTCCCACACCGTCTACCACCCCGTCGGCACCTGCCGGATGGGGAGCGGCGACGACGCGGTCGTCGACGACGAACTCCGGGTCCACGGGGTCGACGGGCTGCGCGTGGTCGACGCCTCGATCATGCCGACCCTCACGGGCGGGAACACCAACGCCCCGACCATCGCCATCGCGGAGCGGGCCGCCGATCTCATCCAGGACTGA